The following are from one region of the Borreliella spielmanii genome:
- a CDS encoding phospho-sugar glycosidase domain-containing protein, protein DSSKYLGYAGELQISLKDTPNNGLTNVVGKIVNDELYLLEKIEPWEKFKIIENK, encoded by the coding sequence TAGACTCTTCCAAATATTTGGGCTATGCGGGAGAACTTCAAATATCACTAAAAGATACCCCAAATAATGGTCTTACAAACGTAGTTGGGAAAATAGTCAATGACGAATTATATCTGCTTGAAAAAATAGAACCTTGGGAAAAATTCAAAATAATAGAAAATAAATAA